DNA sequence from the Nitrospirota bacterium genome:
GATCGAAGAACTTTTTCGTCGAGCTTGGCTGTTTTTGTCTTAAATCCGGCGACTGGATGGGATTCTTCTTCAATGACAACCAGCTTTTGTTTGATTAATTTGCCGTTTTTGTCGAAATATCGGCGGTTAACCGATTCATTTTCCCCGTCGGATTCATTGACTAGGTCTATTAACTCCTCCAGGTCGATGGGCGCTTCTTCGTTTTTCTCCGCCTGGAGAAGGGCAATGAGAATCAGCTCTTCTTCCCGGGTCAGCCGATGTTTTTTCTTTAGCTCCTCCAGCGGAAATGAGGACCCTGTTTTTTTCAGCCGTTTGGCGATCTCTTCTTCTAACTGCTTGATGGTGGTTTCTGGCCGCCTTCTGCTCCTTGAGGAAAATCTCAGTTTTCCACCTCTAAACTTTGGCATGAACCTCGGTCTTTCTATACCTCCAACCCGTTTGAACTGGTCGTTCAGGTACTCTTCGTGATCTTCATAAGGCTTTATTTCAACAACCGATTCTTCTTCCAACAGAAGGATTTGTTCAATAAACTCCCGGGAAAGCTCCCAGGGGGATCGGAACAGGTTCGCGGGATGAAAAGCTTCCTTAAAATCATCCTCTTCGTTTTCCAGGAGCCCTTTTTTCTCAAGCTTTTTTAGTCTTTTAATAAAACTGACCACCTCCATCTTGTTAATTCCGAAGGTTTTCAGGAGTTGTTTGATTTTCAGACCCTGGAGTCCGTTTAAATAATTATTAAAGAGAATCGTGATGATTCTTAAATCGTTTTCGTCCAGTTCGTATTCAGCCAAAAGAGGGGATTGTCTCAACGAAGTGAGGCGGGTTTGGAACTCATTCTGATCTTCGGGCGGCGGATTCTTTTTATCCATCCTTTCCGCGGCTTCTAATAACAGGCTGATTTCAGTTGAATTTTTA
Encoded proteins:
- a CDS encoding ATP-binding protein; this encodes MENKNSTEISLLLEAAERMDKKNPPPEDQNEFQTRLTSLRQSPLLAEYELDENDLRIITILFNNYLNGLQGLKIKQLLKTFGINKMEVVSFIKRLKKLEKKGLLENEEDDFKEAFHPANLFRSPWELSREFIEQILLLEEESVVEIKPYEDHEEYLNDQFKRVGGIERPRFMPKFRGGKLRFSSRSRRRPETTIKQLEEEIAKRLKKTGSSFPLEELKKKHRLTREEELILIALLQAEKNEEAPIDLEELIDLVNESDGENESVNRRYFDKNGKLIKQKLVVIEEESHPVAGFKTKTAKLDEKVLRSLLRRKRKSADQMLMKDRFFELVKPEISLQQVILHPKTMDQVRAVIELNSGQVSLLLNEWGFKLNPKIQTRSKKRQAAIAILLYGHPGTGKTLTASAISAELKRELLTFDCSTILNSYVGVSEKNVKMIFTRYREIASGMKNPPILLLNEADQFLHKRISASKGVDHMYNQMQNIFLEQLEQFDGILIATTNLVDNMDSAFSRRFHYKIEFSRPGLEERVKLWKALIPEKTPLAGDVDLSILAKRFDLSGGQLTLVIRNAAIKAARRGTQLCQQDFITTCEEEMAGNFDEKARGRVGF